The Mesorhizobium sp. NBSH29 genome has a segment encoding these proteins:
- a CDS encoding GGDEF domain-containing protein, whose amino-acid sequence MRFSTRARVALIFAVVILAVETLVTLYYAQLGWGRLRSEMMISGTITTIVCLPVATYVMKQYEKLQQMAAELAHLASVDRMTDLLNRQTFLERLDTLVTGTSPTASAGVFAYIDADYFKALNDRFGHAIGDRVIVLLATQIKEAARDGDLTARLGGEEFAMFMRGANLTRATMVADRLRRDVELSGIRLGVVGLSLSVSIGLAVHKPGTAALATMQEADRNMYAAKDGGRNAVVSELRRNRVA is encoded by the coding sequence ATGCGTTTCAGCACCAGAGCCAGGGTGGCGCTGATCTTTGCCGTGGTTATCCTCGCGGTTGAGACCCTGGTGACCCTCTATTACGCCCAGCTCGGCTGGGGGCGGCTGCGTTCTGAAATGATGATTTCGGGCACGATCACCACCATCGTCTGCCTGCCGGTCGCCACCTATGTGATGAAGCAGTACGAAAAGCTACAGCAGATGGCCGCCGAGCTGGCGCATCTGGCGTCAGTCGACCGGATGACGGACCTGCTCAACCGGCAGACGTTTCTGGAGCGGCTGGACACGCTGGTGACTGGCACCTCACCGACCGCCAGTGCCGGCGTCTTTGCCTATATCGATGCTGATTATTTCAAAGCGCTGAATGACCGCTTCGGCCACGCCATCGGCGACCGAGTTATTGTCTTGCTGGCAACGCAAATAAAGGAAGCAGCGCGCGATGGCGACCTGACCGCCCGGCTCGGCGGCGAGGAGTTCGCGATGTTCATGCGCGGTGCCAATCTGACACGGGCAACCATGGTCGCAGACAGGCTGCGTCGTGACGTTGAACTGTCAGGAATCAGGCTTGGGGTGGTCGGGCTCTCTTTGTCGGTGTCGATCGGGCTTGCCGTCCACAAACCAGGCACCGCAGCACTCGCGACCATGCAGGAAGCTGATCGCAATATGTATGCCGCCAAGGATGGTGGTCGCAATGCGGTTGTATCAGAGCTGCGCCGCAACCGCGTGGCTTAA